ACGCTGCAAAAacaggttcacaattcaatttgTGTCTTacgatcaaaactcaaaaacaaaaataataaataacgACTCAATGAAGAAATTTTATCTATGAATCTGTAGCCATTATCATTCGTATCCATTATGATCAAGAATTGCAAATTGTTCCAGATATCCAGAAATGAGAAATAAGATGACTACAAAATGAATAAACGAATATCttaatattcattttaattttaaaagcaATAAGCACATTTATCAAATGACAAATTATATCAAAAAGTGCACATGATCAAAGAAGAATTGGAAGAGCAATCAATTAAAACCCAAACGATTCATTAGTAGCTGCAGattattaaaatatgaaccGAAAATTCCAAGATCGAAACCAGCAAGAAGAACCAAATCTAACCTCAACATCAAGAGGAAGATAGAACCAAAAGGAATTGAGTTTATCGATTACCTCTCTTGCAAAACCAGAGAGAAAATAACTAGTCAATAAATATATGCTCTCAGGATcgataaaagaaataataaaacgAAAAGAATTGAACATCTCCACTTCGGACAGAAAGGTTAACAAGGTTGAGGAAAATAGTTTTAAGAAAAGCTATGaataaagaaagaagagtaGCAAAGTTCTCCAAACCAAGTCCCTGAAGTGGAGAGGATAatgaaggagaggatccaatcTCCATTGGCACAAGCTTGTTTCTACAATttcaaaacaatacaaaaatcaGAAAACAATCATCATTACTAACCTACCAATGGAtaacataaactaaattaaatcaattaatcaaagaaagagattcaacaaataatataagaaaaccTTGTTATTCGCATTAACTGCTGCTGCTTGAGCATTGGCAAGTAGTTGTGCACAAAAACTCCAaaaagaatcatcaaaatcaataggGAATCTCAAAATCAGAGAGAAAATCACAAAATCAGAGAGAATGTGAGAGAGATAGGGAAAGAATCTTGTGACAGGGCGATTTGGCTTGACTTCAACACCTTTTAGAGTGACAATGTTTCCAATATCAAGAAGTGCTCTTCGGTTCCTTCCTTCACCTGCTGCACCATTCTTTTTCACCTGTTTCCTTCCAAACACAAAATCCAGAAAAAAGATCAAGACCCTTTTGTTGGATTTGGGATAAAACCCTTAAAACGTGAAACTAAAGTTCCAATCTTGGGATAAAACCCcagaaaaattaatgaaacatcAAATAAAGTTCCAATCTTGGAACAAAACATGGAACCCcagaaaaattaatgaaacatcAAAATTAGTAAGATGATTGAAGAAAACACGCACCTTTGGGTTGTTGTTGAGGAACAATTCTTGAAACCATTGCAAAactcttgttgttgttgttgttgattttttgtatgattgatTCTTGGTGGTAGAATCAAAGAGTGTTGTTCTTTTCTGTGATTGTAGAATGAATGAATAGTAATGAGAGAATGAGAATGAAAAAccctatttttgaaacaaagagTCCAAATAAGTGTGATTGTGTAAAATTCTTGATATCTACAATCTGAGAAAAGCAAAGCATATCAATACATTTATAACAGACGATCAGTGAAAAAGGAAACAAAGAAATAGAAGCAAACCCTAAACTCAACCTTTCGACTTATCTCGctgcaaaattgaaaatatagaaCGTTGAGGGAAACTTGTTGGATTGAAGAGGTTTATATAGGAAGCGGGGGAGTTAGGATAGAACAATACGATTATGCTGATGTGGATATTTTGACAGTCATGATGCAGTTAAAATATAGCCGGGGGAGTTCAGATTGTCAAATAGCAATAGATGAAAATATATAACACAGACAGAAAAATGTATCGCAGAGGTACtcatctccaatttcttcaCTTCGGACGTAAAAATTAACATGTTGCAGATTTGAGAAAGGACACTTGTGAAATAAACCAAATCCATGTAACCCTGTGAACACCAGACATGTACAGCAAAATTACGACGTGACAAATAGCTGTAGAAAAAACCaagaataaagaaataatagtaGCATAATTCTCCAAACCAATTCGGTGATCAGAATTGCAAGGAACATGCATTCCTTTCAAATTAAGCAATTGCCCATTTACCTAGCACATTTTGTTGCATTCATTAAAAGATAAATGAGATGTCtctgaaaaaaaaatgagatgtctctgaagaaaaaaatgaaaatacctGTAGAAAAAACCaagaataaagaaataatagtaGCATAATTCTCCAAACCAATTCGGTGATCAGAATTGCAAGGAACATGCATTCCTTTCAAATTAAGCAATTGCCCATTTACCTAGCACATTTTGTTGCATTCATTAAAAGATAAATGAGATGTctctgaagaaaaaaatgagatgtctctgaagaaaaaaatgagatgtctctgaagaaaaaaatgagatgTCTCATCATATTTCAAATGTGTGGTGGAAAACTTTTTTAATTAACCTATTATCTCATCAAGGCAAACATTGGAGTATAAAAACGAAAATTGGAAAACATGTTTTAGTGTATTAATATATCAACTTTACAATCAATCACTTTCTCTGTTTACCTTTCTACCAAATTCTTTATAGTGGGATGTAAAATCATATTGGACAATAATGCACTGCTTGGAGTAAACAAGCAGATCATTGAGGGGCTTGCAAGGATTGCCaactttttttagttttatttctCTGTTTTGAACATAACCTGGATATATAGATCATATGCAACCATCATtaacttattaaattaaaaaaaacaatatggaAACAACATCAGAAAATAAAGTCTTAATGCAGGGAAGCATTATTCTAGTTGTATTTAAGAAGAATAACATAACAAGGACACATACCACATCATGTGAGTCGCAGCAGAGTTTTGTCACAGAATCAGCTTCTATGTCAGCACAACCATATGAAATATAGACATATGGCCCAATGTCATGTTTCACACTCCCGTGTTGCAACTTTGCAGCTAAATTCAGAGGACCAGGCATGGGATTCATGTATTCTTGAACTGGTAGAGCATCAATTACTTCAGAAAAATGGGCTGGAAACTCCTCTTTGAATACTTGGGAAGACAGCCATCCCTTCAGCTTCAGCATCTCATGCCAAGTGTTTCTCTGAGGACGACATTTGAGGGATCCAGTAAAATACTGCCTAATGTTTATTTCCACCTGCCAATAAAATACACACTTAACAATAACATTTTGGTTCAATTGCAACACTATTATGGTCATAATCAAAAGGAACAGCTAAATGCACTAAATCTTAGTCTACATttagaataaaaaacattttgaaTAGAATATCTATTACTCTACGAcagttttaacttttttttggtcaaatagaAGTATCAAATTATGAAATCACTTTAAAAGAAGTTCGCCATATACTAACCTCACACCAATCCAAACAGGATATAAGTAACTCTTTATTATTCTCGTACTTTGTAATGCTCTGCTCGAGATAATAACAGAACATGAACAGTGGATTCCAGCTGAGGTTTGATGTCCTCTGGAGCACATCTTGGACCACTATAGGATGGCCCTTTCCCCAGTGTTTCTGAAAGTGCTCAAAGTTACTACCATTGATGTCCAAAACTATGGGACAGAACAAGCAATTATCTGATGGATCTTTTCTCTCAGCTGCTTTCTGCAACTGGCTATATCGGTTACTATTAAGGTCTGTGTCAAAACACAGCGAGCAGCTTGAACTTTTATCCGAAGTGTCAGGAATGTCATAGCTGCAAACAATTTCTTCTGCCTTTACTTCAATCTCTTTGAGCAAAGTCATGAGAGAAATGCATCTTAAATCTAGCAGGCCTGTACCACAACCACCAAGTTCCGTAGGAGGGCATGACACTTTTTCAATATCATTACAACTTGTCTCCTCAGGCAACGTTAACGTAGGAGGGCATGACACTTTTTCAACATCATTACAATTTGTCTCCTCAGGCAATGCTAAAGTAGGAGTTAAATTGCCACAAGAAATGTCCTTCTGATCCAAAATATGGCCCTCATTGTCAACACAAGCTTTCCTTTGATCAGGTAGCTTCAACATTGATGAGTTAATTTATCCGGAAGTTCTTCCTTGAGATGATTTCTCACAACGAACAATTAGAACAACGTCTATGGAGATCCAGGATGGGTGTATTGCAGTGATTGCTGAGACCAGTCCACATTTAGTTAACAAGcagattgaaaagaaaaaaaattatagcatCTGAAGACGAGAACTTaccaataaatattttcattgtAGCCAAATTCAACTTGATTGATTTGAATATCAGAAATATTTTTCCCTGTTACACAACATGGCATCTAAGATACATTTGTAACAAACAAAGCTGCTTTGGAAAACATCAATGTTAGAGGAATGAAAACAACTACCTTGGATTTTTGCTTCTGTTTCTAGCTCAGTTTCTACGGTTTTCACTTATTCGATTTAGTACTGGAAGGAACATGCAGATCAAATGAAAATGGAGTATTCTATCAACTCTACTTTTACCAGATAAATAGGACTGAAACAACAGGGCAAAAACGGAGGTGTCAGAATATGCTATTAACAAAACATTGGTCAAGTAGAAAAGCAAAAATGTTTGATGCCAGACCTTACTTTCACTGTCGTTACATTGGTCTGCCAAGCAGAACTTACAAGTGCAAGTTCCTTGACAAACTGGGCACGCCTTCTTAACTTCTTTTCTAGTGTCAAGATACCTATTTGTGTCAAAATGTTTTGGAAAACGTCTCATGTTTTAATTCTAAATTCAAGAGAAACAGACTACATAAATCACATTTATGAATTATCTTAGCACAAACCATCATTGGCCCAACTTGTATTTCAAATTTCTGCAAATTgcgagagaaaaaaaaaatgacaatttctgttttcatttttaaatttcatgatTTTCTCCTTAACTTTTGCTGACAACGATGATCATTCCACACATCTCTCTTAAGTCTTAACAACATAAAAATGTACCCAACCTCTAACTATGTTTTTGGCATATTAAATCATGCTTTTCAAAATTCAAGTTTCTGCATTGCCCCAAAAGAATAACAGAACACACAAATCCCTAAACAATCAAATCAACAGGTTTTCGAATAAAGTCACATACCCAACACATGACGAGAATTCCGACCAAGTAAGAAATTCAGCACAACATAAAACTTCTAAACAACCATAAGCAAGTACAGAAATACTAGATAGTGACAGGACACAGCAAATGAATGTAATAAGAACTACAAACCGCTCTCTAATGCAATCAAAGCAGAAAAACTCCTTGTTACAGCTAGAAACCATTCTTATAAGATTCACCGATTCACTGGACGAGAATCACCGATTCACTGGACGAGATTCACCGATTCACTTCTCTGGCACCAGTGACACTTCCTCTCAGTATTTACCTTCTTCAAGCTTG
This portion of the Trifolium pratense cultivar HEN17-A07 linkage group LG3, ARS_RC_1.1, whole genome shotgun sequence genome encodes:
- the LOC123913848 gene encoding lysine-specific demethylase JMJ25-like isoform X1, which produces MLKLPDQRKACVDNEGHILDQKDISCGNLTPTLALPEETNCNDVEKVSCPPTLTLPEETSCNDIEKVSCPPTELGGCGTGLLDLRCISLMTLLKEIEVKAEEIVCSYDIPDTSDKSSSCSLCFDTDLNSNRYSQLQKAAERKDPSDNCLFCPIVLDINGSNFEHFQKHWGKGHPIVVQDVLQRTSNLSWNPLFMFCYYLEQSITKYENNKELLISCLDWCEVEINIRQYFTGSLKCRPQRNTWHEMLKLKGWLSSQVFKEEFPAHFSEVIDALPVQEYMNPMPGPLNLAAKLQHGSVKHDIGPYVYISYGCADIEADSVTKLCCDSHDVGYMDLVYFTSVLSQICNMLIFTSEVKKLEMSTSAIHFSVCVIYFHLLLFDNLNSPGYILTAS
- the LOC123913848 gene encoding lysine-specific demethylase JMJ25-like isoform X2, whose product is MLKLPDQRKACVDNEGHILDQKDISCGNLTPTLALPEETNCNDVEKVSCPPTLTLPEETSCNDIEKVSCPPTELGGCGTGLLDLRCISLMTLLKEIEVKAEEIVCSYDIPDTSDKSSSCSLCFDTDLNSNRYSQLQKAAERKDPSDNCLFCPIVLDINGSNFEHFQKHWGKGHPIVVQDVLQRTSNLSWNPLFMFCYYLEQSITKYENNKELLISCLDWCEVEINIRQYFTGSLKCRPQRNTWHEMLKLKGWLSSQVFKEEFPAHFSEVIDALPVQEYMNPMPGPLNLAAKLQHGSVKHDIGPYVYISYGCADIEADSVTKLCCDSHDVVMFKTEK